One segment of Deltaproteobacteria bacterium DNA contains the following:
- a CDS encoding RHS domain-containing protein: IVEFGNPDALVSGGSILLGVGFVGMVSGFGLGGLFRGSLRGGRRRGGFVCLAAAMTLAVTAVPAPAFAPVRSAQAAMPRAQADAVPIAPCLDTGEVSLGGEYDVYYIHTDHRGAPVFLTDESADVVWTTEYDPFGNALCDWGRVHQDATGRTECVPNDWVSGERVEMNLRLPGQYYDEESGLHYNWHRYYDPKIGRYLTPDSYILSVNKYIYAHNNPLLYVDFEGSHPAAVAAAAAWELIEGFNDSSAFVWDVMDLINGGYCNLSDWLWTGWDALSLALPGLPALGLIGKPGRFDDVMDALDKWLGPGARTRFNKANDWFRQSEDELKQVRFDKNNPSPHDKPHLHVTEWSPDGEEILNRRYFIDE; the protein is encoded by the coding sequence AAATCGTCGAATTCGGGAATCCTGACGCGCTCGTTTCCGGCGGTTCGATTCTTCTGGGAGTCGGCTTTGTCGGTATGGTTTCCGGGTTTGGTTTGGGCGGGCTATTCCGGGGCTCCCTGCGTGGTGGACGCCGGCGCGGCGGCTTCGTCTGCCTGGCGGCGGCCATGACGCTCGCGGTGACGGCGGTTCCGGCCCCCGCGTTCGCGCCCGTTCGGTCTGCTCAGGCGGCGATGCCGCGCGCGCAGGCCGACGCGGTTCCCATCGCGCCGTGTCTGGACACCGGCGAGGTGTCGCTGGGCGGGGAGTACGACGTTTATTACATCCATACCGATCACCGCGGCGCGCCGGTCTTCCTGACGGACGAATCCGCCGATGTCGTGTGGACGACGGAGTACGACCCCTTCGGCAACGCGCTGTGCGATTGGGGCCGCGTGCATCAGGACGCCACGGGACGCACCGAGTGCGTGCCGAATGACTGGGTTTCGGGCGAGCGCGTGGAGATGAACCTGCGTCTGCCGGGCCAGTACTACGACGAGGAGTCCGGCCTCCATTACAACTGGCACCGGTACTACGACCCCAAGATCGGGCGGTATTTGACGCCGGATTCCTACATTCTGTCCGTCAACAAATATATTTATGCCCACAATAATCCATTGCTATATGTAGATTTTGAAGGAAGTCATCCCGCTGCGGTTGCCGCAGCTGCAGCGTGGGAGCTAATAGAAGGGTTCAATGATTCGTCGGCTTTTGTTTGGGATGTAATGGATTTGATAAACGGAGGGTACTGTAATTTAAGCGATTGGCTTTGGACCGGTTGGGACGCCTTGAGCTTAGCATTGCCCGGATTGCCTGCGCTCGGACTAATAGGCAAACCTGGACGATTTGATGACGTTATGGATGCTCTAGATAAATGGCTGGGCCCTGGGGCACGAACGCGCTTTAACAAAGCAAACGACTGGTTCAGGCAGTCGGAGGACGAATTAAAGCAGGTTCGGTTTGACAAGAATAATCCATCGCCCCATGATAAACCTCATTTACATGTTACAGAGTGGTCCCCAGATGGCGAGGAGATTCTAAACAGACGTTACTTCATCGATGAGTGA
- a CDS encoding SUMF1/EgtB/PvdO family nonheme iron enzyme, whose product MRDGLKSIDLGVLAALIVLALLAASCGGGGGDDPSTRSGPSGDVDDDDGDDDGGSGDDDGSGDDDGGGDDDGDDDDDDDGADDDTEIAWVPIPAGEFVMGCSPGDTDCEDHEKPPRTVILTQSFQMAATETTQAQYAAVMGSNPSHFASCGGDCPVEMVSWVDAKT is encoded by the coding sequence ATGCGCGACGGACTGAAATCGATAGATCTGGGTGTTCTGGCGGCGTTGATCGTTCTTGCGCTGCTCGCGGCCTCCTGCGGCGGCGGGGGCGGGGACGACCCTTCGACACGCTCAGGGCCTAGCGGCGACGTGGATGACGACGACGGAGATGACGACGGCGGTTCCGGCGACGACGACGGGTCGGGCGACGATGACGGCGGCGGGGACGACGACGGCGATGATGATGACGACGATGACGGCGCCGACGACGACACGGAGATTGCGTGGGTGCCGATTCCCGCGGGCGAGTTCGTCATGGGCTGCTCGCCGGGCGACACGGACTGCGAGGACCACGAGAAGCCGCCGCGCACGGTCATTCTCACGCAGTCGTTCCAGATGGCGGCGACCGAGACGACGCAGGCCCAGTACGCCGCGGTGATGGGCTCGAACCCGAGCCACTTTGCCTCGTGCGGCGGCGACTGCCCGGTGGAGATGGTGTCGTGGGTCGATGCGAAGACATAG
- a CDS encoding B12-binding domain-containing radical SAM protein — protein MHAVASDFRVLLLHAPSYEVLGNVAGRPWRGRSTAHILGLGYLRGAISDIAQCVVLDVSTRPDPARAVEEHLSENRYDLIGLSAIVFSLGWAQVFAQIARRTHPRALVVLGGASTTFPISLLWERVPDAHGIVVGEGELALRGLVEAMRAGNPLDGLPGIVWSGSGHERPATPSPQPEMDALEFPRPALGRTGIDLHPPYGLYAPIAPYETSRGCPWPCSFCTIRRGYRKRSVERCAGELATLYESRDIREIYFVDPTFTLDAGRTRQLCEAMIARKTKLRWSCKTRVDCVDDETLALMKRAGCYQIALGVESGDEEILRATEKGSTPGEVVEAIRKTNRHGIKSIAYMIVGHPLESEATLARSQAMLREAKPTYASVTGYVPIGVDEPTFAEYWRGVFDGTLCDWPRYRVVARWVRNFYLTFYLRPRTVWTILMFLAAPRGMEQIVRAAFDFARKAVFSSRKPKPVAMSSADTAPAATGA, from the coding sequence ATGCACGCCGTCGCATCCGATTTCCGCGTCCTCCTACTGCACGCGCCGTCGTACGAGGTGCTCGGAAACGTCGCGGGCCGCCCGTGGCGCGGGCGCAGCACGGCGCACATTCTCGGTCTCGGCTACCTTCGCGGCGCGATTTCGGATATCGCCCAGTGCGTGGTCCTCGACGTTTCGACGCGGCCGGATCCCGCGCGCGCCGTGGAAGAGCATCTCAGCGAAAACCGCTACGACCTGATCGGCCTGTCCGCCATCGTCTTCAGCCTGGGTTGGGCGCAAGTGTTCGCGCAGATCGCCCGGCGGACGCACCCACGCGCCCTCGTGGTGCTCGGCGGCGCGTCCACGACGTTTCCGATTTCGCTGCTGTGGGAACGCGTGCCCGACGCGCATGGGATCGTCGTCGGGGAAGGCGAACTCGCCCTGCGTGGGCTCGTCGAGGCGATGCGGGCGGGAAACCCTCTCGACGGACTCCCGGGGATTGTCTGGTCGGGGTCGGGGCACGAACGCCCGGCGACGCCATCGCCGCAGCCGGAAATGGACGCACTGGAATTTCCGCGGCCGGCGCTCGGGCGGACGGGCATCGATCTGCATCCGCCGTACGGACTCTACGCGCCGATCGCGCCCTACGAGACCTCGCGCGGGTGCCCCTGGCCGTGCTCGTTTTGCACGATTCGCCGGGGGTATCGCAAACGGTCGGTCGAGCGATGCGCCGGCGAACTGGCGACGCTGTACGAATCGCGCGATATTCGCGAGATCTACTTCGTCGATCCCACGTTCACGCTCGACGCCGGGCGCACACGCCAATTGTGCGAGGCGATGATCGCGCGCAAAACGAAACTGCGGTGGAGCTGCAAAACACGCGTGGACTGCGTGGACGACGAAACGCTCGCCCTCATGAAGCGGGCGGGCTGCTACCAGATCGCGCTCGGCGTGGAATCGGGCGACGAGGAAATCCTGCGCGCGACGGAAAAGGGCTCGACGCCGGGGGAGGTCGTCGAGGCGATTCGGAAGACGAATCGGCACGGCATCAAGTCAATTGCCTACATGATCGTCGGCCATCCGCTGGAAAGCGAGGCGACGCTGGCGCGCTCGCAGGCCATGCTGCGCGAGGCGAAACCCACGTATGCGAGCGTCACGGGCTACGTGCCGATCGGCGTGGACGAGCCGACGTTTGCCGAGTACTGGCGCGGGGTGTTTGACGGCACGCTCTGCGATTGGCCGCGTTATCGCGTCGTCGCCAGGTGGGTGCGAAATTTCTATCTCACGTTCTATCTGCGCCCGCGCACCGTGTGGACGATCCTGATGTTCCTCGCCGCGCCGCGAGGGATGGAGCAGATCGTGCGCGCGGCTTTCGATTTCGCCCGAAAGGCCGTCTTTTCCAGTCGAAAGCCAAAACCGGTCGCCATGTCGTCCGCGGACACGGCACCCGCCGCGACCGGCGCCTGA
- a CDS encoding B12-binding domain-containing radical SAM protein yields MRVLMVRVSQPIPVKTSSPPLGPLWLSTAIKRDFGGDVDVRIHDSRNEKKPLDALSRLVADYRPDVVGLSALFGEQKGVALSADVVRGAHSATHVVAGGPLATVDRACAFDSPAVDAAILGEAEYSFPRYLRNLFSKRHADAIPGVATRGDLDQPETVSEAPQDLDALGFPDWSSIRFKDYLAVNSMNGMVQAGRRVAPVMTSRGCPYHCTYCHNLMGRRMRARSTDHVLEEIDILVRDHRVDEIQFVDDIWNYDRRRVLEFCEKIAARPYKIHIAFPNGVRGDLLDKEQIDALKRAGCYNLTFAVESGSDRVQKLLKKALKPERLMESIRYASSIGILTKGYFIIGFPTETAEEIEKTVQLAVESKLNLASFFTFTPFPKTPLYDLAAAELGERIKDLDYDYYPKHSFYALATGRDLSVTQKRAYRRFFSPRRLLRLVTASTRPFLLFASFTRLSARITAGEYYRRLLFRRRMDTDAVAQAATV; encoded by the coding sequence ATGCGAGTGTTGATGGTGCGCGTCAGTCAGCCTATTCCCGTCAAGACGTCATCGCCGCCGCTCGGCCCACTCTGGCTATCCACCGCCATCAAAAGGGACTTTGGCGGAGACGTCGACGTTCGTATTCACGACTCGCGTAACGAGAAAAAGCCGCTGGACGCGTTGTCCAGATTGGTCGCCGATTATCGTCCCGATGTGGTCGGGCTCAGCGCGCTGTTCGGCGAGCAAAAAGGCGTTGCGCTCTCGGCCGACGTGGTCCGAGGGGCTCATTCCGCGACGCACGTCGTGGCCGGGGGGCCGTTGGCCACGGTCGATCGGGCATGCGCGTTTGACAGTCCCGCGGTCGATGCGGCCATCCTGGGCGAGGCCGAGTATTCGTTCCCGCGGTATTTGCGAAACCTGTTTTCGAAACGACATGCTGACGCCATTCCCGGCGTAGCCACCCGTGGCGATCTGGATCAACCGGAAACCGTTTCGGAAGCCCCACAGGACTTGGACGCCCTGGGATTTCCTGATTGGTCATCCATTCGGTTCAAAGACTATCTCGCGGTCAATTCCATGAACGGGATGGTTCAGGCCGGCCGTCGCGTCGCTCCGGTCATGACGTCGAGAGGTTGCCCGTACCATTGCACTTATTGTCACAATCTGATGGGTCGAAGAATGCGAGCGAGGTCCACGGACCATGTTCTGGAAGAGATCGATATTCTCGTCCGCGACCATCGCGTAGATGAGATTCAGTTCGTGGACGACATCTGGAATTACGACCGGCGGCGCGTTTTGGAGTTTTGCGAAAAAATCGCAGCCCGACCGTACAAAATCCACATCGCGTTCCCCAACGGCGTGCGGGGGGACCTGCTCGACAAGGAACAGATCGACGCGCTCAAGCGGGCCGGTTGCTACAACCTGACTTTCGCGGTGGAATCGGGCTCCGATCGCGTGCAGAAACTTCTGAAAAAAGCGCTCAAACCGGAACGGTTGATGGAGAGCATTCGCTACGCATCGAGTATCGGAATCTTGACGAAGGGATATTTCATCATCGGTTTTCCGACAGAAACCGCGGAGGAAATCGAGAAGACCGTGCAATTGGCCGTGGAGTCCAAACTCAACCTTGCGAGTTTTTTCACATTCACTCCATTTCCCAAGACGCCGCTTTACGATCTTGCGGCGGCGGAACTTGGCGAGCGAATTAAAGACCTGGACTACGATTACTACCCCAAACATTCGTTCTATGCCTTGGCGACCGGGCGTGATCTGTCGGTCACGCAGAAACGCGCCTACCGCCGATTTTTTTCGCCACGAAGGCTTCTTCGTCTCGTCACAGCCAGCACGAGACCATTCCTGCTCTTTGCATCATTCACGCGTTTGAGCGCGAGAATCACGGCCGGCGAATACTACCGTCGATTACTGTTCCGTCGTCGAATGGACACGGACGCGGTCGCTCAGGCGGCAACGGTTTGA
- a CDS encoding B12-binding domain-containing radical SAM protein, with protein sequence MPTSANPQVILIQPAIGYMDFLRSAPSPPLGLMAVSTGVPEGVRVRLLDARLDSGWRSTLAAWLREAPTVAVGLTSYTSDMLVNAMDAARIVRESGPTPVIWGGVHASLTAQQTAAHELVDAVVIGEGEETFGEIVSYLIERRPLGEIPGIAFSENGRVSVTAKRPLMRGERIPLLPTIDADLRPYLPTYQGVPTLYTQGSRGCPYDCTYCYNTVMNDTRWRAIEPERLFEHILALRRKHDFGSVYFVDDNFFINKKRALRLAELFLTTDLTYEVQGVDIYSLARLTDDDLRLVEKSGCKRVTIGIESGSERIRTYIKKQGDVPQVVEQVRRLANFQLNLFASFMTGLPSETEDDTRQTAKLMVDLLELNSRFRTSPLYLFTPFPGTEVYQDAVAAGFRAPDSLAGWARVGEWNRYSWDDGDKKEKFERLHFASIFIDRKINDYSRSWPLRLASTLYRPIARARMRRFYFGMMIEKAVADLLMPRFPRAPVATTPEIRGKGGGRIGRSLGDTVRRFRKSFGRVRPQSAGAVREQSLHPATEGSPSCEC encoded by the coding sequence ATGCCGACATCCGCGAATCCGCAGGTCATCCTGATCCAGCCGGCGATCGGCTACATGGATTTTCTCCGCTCGGCGCCCTCCCCTCCGCTCGGCCTGATGGCCGTTTCGACCGGCGTTCCCGAGGGAGTGCGCGTACGTCTTCTCGACGCGCGGCTCGACTCCGGTTGGCGATCGACGCTCGCAGCTTGGCTTCGCGAAGCACCGACGGTCGCCGTCGGCCTGACGTCTTACACCTCCGACATGCTCGTCAACGCCATGGACGCCGCGCGCATCGTGCGCGAATCGGGGCCGACGCCGGTGATCTGGGGCGGCGTGCACGCGAGTCTCACGGCCCAGCAGACCGCCGCGCACGAACTCGTGGACGCCGTGGTCATCGGCGAGGGCGAGGAGACCTTCGGCGAAATCGTTTCGTATCTGATCGAGCGCCGCCCGCTCGGCGAGATCCCCGGAATCGCGTTTTCCGAGAACGGCCGTGTCTCGGTCACGGCGAAACGCCCGCTGATGCGCGGCGAACGCATCCCGCTGCTGCCCACCATCGACGCCGATCTGCGTCCGTATCTTCCCACGTATCAGGGCGTGCCGACGCTTTACACGCAGGGCAGCCGCGGTTGCCCGTACGACTGCACCTATTGCTACAACACCGTCATGAACGACACGCGCTGGCGCGCGATCGAGCCCGAGCGGCTCTTCGAGCACATCCTCGCGCTGCGCAGAAAACACGATTTCGGTTCGGTCTATTTTGTCGACGACAATTTCTTCATCAACAAGAAACGCGCGCTGCGTCTGGCGGAACTGTTTCTCACCACGGATCTGACTTACGAGGTGCAGGGCGTGGACATCTACAGCCTCGCCCGGCTGACGGATGACGACCTGCGACTCGTGGAAAAAAGCGGTTGCAAGAGGGTTACGATCGGCATCGAGAGCGGCTCGGAACGCATCCGCACGTACATCAAGAAGCAGGGCGACGTGCCGCAGGTGGTCGAGCAGGTTCGGCGACTCGCAAACTTTCAGTTGAACCTCTTCGCGAGCTTCATGACCGGCCTCCCTTCCGAAACCGAGGACGACACGCGGCAGACCGCGAAACTGATGGTGGATCTGCTCGAACTCAATTCCCGATTTCGCACCAGCCCTCTGTATCTGTTCACGCCGTTTCCAGGGACCGAGGTTTATCAGGATGCCGTCGCGGCGGGATTTCGCGCGCCGGATTCGCTCGCAGGCTGGGCGCGCGTGGGCGAATGGAACCGGTATTCGTGGGATGACGGCGACAAAAAAGAAAAATTCGAACGCCTGCATTTCGCGTCGATATTCATTGATCGCAAAATCAACGACTATAGCCGGTCGTGGCCGCTGCGGCTCGCGAGCACGCTTTATCGACCGATTGCGCGCGCGCGTATGCGCCGTTTCTATTTCGGCATGATGATCGAAAAGGCCGTCGCCGATTTGCTCATGCCGCGTTTCCCCAGAGCACCCGTCGCGACGACGCCGGAAATCCGAGGAAAAGGGGGCGGACGTATTGGCCGGTCGCTCGGCGATACCGTCCGTCGTTTCCGAAAGTCTTTTGGTCGGGTGCGCCCACAATCCGCGGGTGCGGTTCGAGAGCAGTCCTTACACCCTGCCACCGAGGGGAGTCCGTCATGCGAGTGTTGA